In Paramisgurnus dabryanus chromosome 14, PD_genome_1.1, whole genome shotgun sequence, one genomic interval encodes:
- the nr2f6b gene encoding nuclear receptor subfamily 2 group F member 6b gives MAMVSGGWANPNGNANGLSEKGYLRGEEEGSSPRAGNSDAEGVEEDKACVVDCVVCGDKSSGKHYGVFTCEGCKSFFKRSIRRNLNYTCRSNRDCQIDQHHRNQCQYCRLKKCVRVGMRKEAVQRGRIPPSHAGISPASMVGVGVDGGGAPGMGGDFFNGQPVSELISQLLRAEPYPSGRYGAQCGQQLPGANTSVMGIDNICELAARLLFSTIEWARNIPYFPELPVSEQVALLRLSWSELFILNAAQSALPLHTAPLLAAAGFHSSPMPADRVVSFMDQVRVFQDQVDKLARLQVDSAEYSCLKAIALFTPDACGLSDPAHIESLQEKAQVALTEYERMQYPGQPQRFGRLLLRLPALRAVPANLISQLFFMRLVGKTPIETLIRDMQLSGSSIGWPYVPGQ, from the exons ATGGCCATGGTGAGCGGGGGATGGGCCAACCCCAACGGCAACGCTAATGGACTTAGTGAGAAGGGTTACCTGCGGGGGGAGGAGGAGGGCAGCTCGCCCCGGGCGGGGAACAGCGACGCGGAGGGTGTCGAGGAGGACAAGGCCTGCGTGGTGGACTGCGTGGTGTGTGGGGACAAATCTAGTGGAAAACACTACGGTGTTTTTACCTGCGAAGGGTGTAAGAGTTTCTTTAAGAGGAGCATCAGACGTAACCTCAACTACACCTGCAG GTCAAACAGAGATTGTCAGATTGACCAGCATCATCGTAACCAGTGTCAGTACTGCCGACTGAAGAAATGCGTCCGAGTCGGTATGAGAAAAGAAG CTGTCCAGCGTGGCCGCATTCCTCCCTCGCACGCAGGCATCAGTCCAGCCTCTATGGTCGGGGTTGGTGTTGATGGTGGAGGAGCTCCAGGCATGGGTGGAGATTTTTTCAATGGTCAGCCCGTATCTGAACTGATCTCTCAGTTGTTGAGAGCGGAGCCGTACCCCAGCGGCCGTTACGGAGCCCAGTGCGGCCAGCAGCTCCCGGGGGCCAACACCTCCGTCATGGGCATCGACAATATCTGCGAGCTGGCGGCCAGGCTGCTCTTCAGCACAATCGAGTGGGCCAGGAACATTCCCTACTTTCCCGAACTGCCCGTGTCGGAGCAGGTGGCCCTTCTTAGGCTTAGCTGGAGCGAACTGTTTATCCTAAATGCTGCTCAATCCGCCCTGCCCCTCCACACTGCCCCCCTGTTAGCAGCTGCTGGATTCCACTCCTCCCCCATGCCGGCCGACCGCGTCGTGTCCTTTATGGACCAGGTGCGGGTCTTTCAGGACCAGGTGGACAAGCTGGCGCGACTGCAGGTGGATTCAGCCGAATACAGCTGTCTGAAAGCCATCGCTCTCTTTACACCAG ATGCATGTGGGCTGTCAGACCCGGCACACATCGAGAGCCTACAGGAGAAAGCTCAGGTAGCCCTGACCGAGTACGAGCGCATGCAGTATCCGGGTCAGCCCCAGCGTTTTGGCAGACTTCTTCTCCGCCTCCCCGCCCTGAGGGCCGTGCCCGCCAACCTCATCTCTCAGCTCTTCTTTATGCGGCTGGTGGGCAAGACGCCCATCGAAACGCTCATCCGGGACATGCAGCTCTCCGGAAGCTCCATCGGCTGGCCGTATGTGCCCGGACAGTAG
- the tax1bp3 gene encoding tax1-binding protein 3 — MSYIPGQPVTAVVQRIEIHKLRDGDNLILGFSIGGGIDQDPNQNPFSEDKTDKGIYVTRVSKGGPAEVAGLRMGDKIMQVNGWDMTMVTHDQARKRLTKKNEDVVRLLVTRKSLEETVRQSMMQH; from the exons ATGTCGTACATACCCGGTCAGCCTGTCACGGCAGTTGTG cAACGAATTGAAATTCACAAGCTACGGGATGGTGATAATTTAATATTGGGATTCAGCATTGGAGGTGGAATTGACCAAGATCCAAATCAGAACCCTTTTTCTGAAGACAAAACAGATAAG GGAATCTATGTAACACGTGTGTCTAAAGGTGGACCTGCAGAGGTGGCTGGGCTCAGGATGGGAGACAAAATTATGCAG GTGAATGGGTGGGACATGACAATGGTCACGCACGATCAGGCACGAAAACGACTCACCAAGAAGAATGAAGATGTGGTCAGGCTTCTCGTCACTAGAAAATCCCTTGAGGAAACGGTTAGACAGTCCATGATGCAACACTAA